The Fusobacterium sp. IOR10 genome window below encodes:
- a CDS encoding acyl-CoA thioesterase, with protein MSTEYTGFRNEMEPALRLIAMPTDTNPSGDIFGGWIMSQVDQAGAVVAAQRTQSRIVTVKVTDFLFKEPVFVGDLITCYGKIEKIGNTSITVKVVVIAQRNKYEKDHVKVTEATVKYVAVDENGNPMQISK; from the coding sequence ATGAGCACAGAATATACTGGATTTAGAAATGAGATGGAACCAGCTTTACGTTTAATAGCAATGCCAACAGATACAAATCCATCAGGAGATATTTTTGGTGGATGGATAATGTCACAAGTCGATCAGGCAGGTGCAGTTGTTGCAGCTCAAAGAACTCAAAGCAGAATTGTAACTGTAAAAGTAACTGACTTCCTGTTTAAAGAACCTGTTTTTGTTGGAGATTTAATAACATGTTATGGGAAAATAGAAAAAATAGGTAATACATCTATCACTGTAAAAGTAGTGGTAATTGCCCAAAGAAATAAATATGAAAAAGATCATGTAAAAGTAACTGAAGCAACTGTAAAATATGTAGCAGTTGATGAAAATGGAAATCCAATGCAAATATCAAAATAA
- a CDS encoding MFS transporter: MKLSEFKTMKKEVKIYFYILAFTALAKGMSMDIFSNYFKDAYDVSAFQRGVIEFPRETPGIIAVLVITLLVSMNDIKVSIFAQILSIIGIIYLGLFTPQFSVMLIFLFINSLGAHIFMPLADGIGMSLVDKNKLGMRMGQFKGTSVTFLMLSSTIVFICFKLDIFSFVTAIKWPFILAGIFSFVALILLISLNRIMGHPVIHHKKTKFIFRKKYKFYYMLVILFGVQKQIMLVYGPWVLISILGKKTDTLALLSIVGAFIGIFFIPELGKWLDRFGVKKLLYADGISFVGVYFLFGLLTTGYVTGALSTVGWPVLLGYLMVILDKISTQMSFIRTVYLKNIVEDSSEIVPTLALGLSMDHFVSITCAILSGVVWNLWGPQYIFYFAALISLGNVYIAYKVKL; the protein is encoded by the coding sequence ATGAAATTATCAGAGTTTAAAACAATGAAAAAAGAGGTGAAAATATATTTTTATATTTTAGCCTTTACAGCTTTGGCAAAGGGTATGAGTATGGATATATTTTCAAATTATTTTAAAGATGCATATGATGTTAGTGCATTTCAAAGGGGAGTAATTGAATTTCCAAGGGAAACACCAGGGATCATTGCTGTACTTGTTATTACATTGTTAGTTTCAATGAATGATATAAAAGTGTCCATCTTTGCACAAATACTTAGTATTATTGGAATTATTTATTTAGGATTATTCACTCCTCAATTTTCAGTAATGCTTATTTTTTTATTTATTAATTCTTTAGGAGCACATATATTTATGCCCCTTGCTGATGGAATTGGAATGTCCCTTGTGGACAAAAATAAGTTAGGTATGCGTATGGGTCAATTTAAAGGAACATCTGTTACTTTTTTAATGTTATCTTCTACAATTGTTTTCATATGTTTTAAGTTGGATATATTTAGTTTTGTAACAGCAATTAAATGGCCATTTATACTAGCAGGGATATTTTCATTTGTAGCATTAATATTATTAATTTCATTAAATAGAATAATGGGACATCCAGTAATTCATCATAAAAAAACAAAATTTATTTTTAGGAAAAAATATAAATTCTATTATATGCTTGTTATTTTATTTGGAGTTCAAAAACAGATTATGTTAGTTTATGGTCCTTGGGTGCTTATTTCAATATTAGGAAAAAAAACAGATACCCTTGCATTGCTTTCAATTGTAGGAGCTTTTATTGGAATTTTCTTTATTCCAGAGCTAGGAAAATGGCTAGATAGATTTGGAGTTAAAAAATTATTATATGCTGATGGAATTTCATTTGTGGGAGTTTATTTCTTATTTGGATTACTTACAACAGGTTATGTTACAGGTGCACTATCAACAGTTGGATGGCCAGTTTTGCTTGGATATTTAATGGTTATTTTAGATAAAATATCCACACAAATGAGTTTTATTAGAACTGTATATTTGAAAAATATTGTGGAAGATTCATCAGAAATCGTTCCTACCCTTGCCCTTGGATTAAGTATGGATCATTTTGTTTCAATTACTTGTGCTATTTTAAGTGGTGTTGTTTGGAATCTTTGGGGACCACAATATATATTTTATTTTGCAGCTCTCATCTCCCTTGGAAATGTTTATATAGCCTATAAAGTAAAATTATAA